The following coding sequences are from one Triticum dicoccoides isolate Atlit2015 ecotype Zavitan chromosome 4A, WEW_v2.0, whole genome shotgun sequence window:
- the LOC119285275 gene encoding E3 ubiquitin-protein ligase XB3-like, whose product MGHGASCGRPSEEVDFFGAAQSGDLARLSAAVSSRPSLLRRTTLFDRLSALHIAAAHGHLQVVSMALDLCVEPDAVNRHKQTALMLAAMHGRTECVRRLLDAGANILMFDSSHGRTCLHYAAYYGHSDCLRAILTAARTAPVSQSWGYARFVNVRDDTGATPLHLAARQGWRRCVHVLLENGAIVSASSGAFGFPGSTPLHLAARGGSLDCVRQLLSWGADRLQRDSVGRIPYEVAVKRGHVACAALLNPSSAEPLVWPSPLKFISELEPDAKALLEAALMEANREREKRILKGAKNSLPSPSRSDDGATVSEGGEVCSICFDQACAIEVRECGHQMCAACTLALCCHAKPNPATQSQPLPTCPFCRGGITRLAVATRAKAGDDDEEEEGAEGRLESPRHRRSRRSLNLSGGGDGGSSSSSLMGSIASSIGKMGRRKTDSSELQVQLDDKP is encoded by the exons ATGGGGCACGGAGCCAGCTGCGGCCGCCCCAGCGAGGAGGTGGACTTCTTCGGCGCGGCACAGTCCGGCGACCTCGCCCGCCTCTCCGCCGCCGTCAGctcccgcccctccctcctccgccgcaccACGCTCTTCGACCGCCTCTCCGCGCtccacatcgccgccgcccacgGCCACCTCCAA GTGGTCTCCATGGCATTGGATCTTTGCGTGGAGCCGGACGCCGTGAACCGCCACAAGCAG ACGGCGCTGATGCTCGCGGCGATGCACGGGAGGACCGAGTGCGTGCGGCGGTTGCTCGACGCCGGCGCCAAT ATCCTGATGTTCGATTCGTCGCACGGGCGGACGTGCCTGCACTACGCGGCGTACTACGGCCACTCAGACTGCCTCCGGGCCATCCTGACGGCGGCGCGGACCGCGCCGGTGTCGCAATCCTG GGGATACGCGCGGTTCGTGAATGTGCGGGACGACACCGGAGCGACGCCGTTGCACCTGGCGGCGAGGCAGGGCTGGCGCCGCTGCGTCCACGTCCTGCTGGAGAACGGCGCCATCGTGTCCGCCTCCAGCGGCGCCTTCGG ATTCCCCGGGAGCACGCCGCTGCATTTGGCCGCGCGCGGCGGGAGCCTCGACTGCGTTCGCCAGCTGCTCTCCTGGGGCGCCGACCGCCTCCAGCGCGACTCCGTCGG GAGAATTCCATATGAGGTGGCGGTGAAGCGAGGGCATGTGGCGTGCGCGGCGCTGCTGAACCCGTCATCGGCAGAGCCCCTAGTGTGGCCTTCGCCTCTCAAGTTCATCAGCGAGCTGGAGCCTGACGCCAAGGCTCTCCTGGAGGCAGCCCTGATGGAGGCCAATCGGGAGAGGGAGAAGAGGATCCTCAAAGGGGCCAAGAATTCATTGCCATCGCCGTCGCGTTCAGATGACGGTGCCACCGTCTCCGAG GGCGGCGAGGTGTGCAGCATCTGCTTCGACCAGGCGTGCGCGATCGAGGTCCGGGAGTGCGGGCACCAGATGTGCGCGGCGTGCACGCTGGCGCTCTGCTGCCACGCCAAGCCCAACCCGGCCACGCAGAGCCAGCCGCTGCCCACATGCCCCTTCTGCCGCGGCGGCATCACCCGGCTGGCGGTGGCCACCAGGGCCaaggccggcgacgacgacgaggaggaggaaggagcagAAGGCAGGCTGGAGTCTCCGCGGCACCGGCGGTCTCGCCGGTCCCTGAAcctcagcggcggcggcgacgggggcagcagcagcagcagcctcaTGGGCAGCATCGCCTCGTCCATCGGCAAGATGGGCCGGCGCAAAACCGACAGCAGCGAGCTGCAGGTGCAGCTCGACGACAAGCCATAG